The nucleotide sequence GAGCGGTCAGCTCCGCCGTGGAGCCACGGGCGTCAGGCGCCGGCAGCTCGACGGGAAAGTCCTGGTCGAGGGGACTGGGAGGCGCATCGCAGCCGGAACCGGCGACGAGCAGCGCACCCAGCAGACATGAAGAGGGAATGAGACGGTTGCGCATGATGGGAGCCCAAACGGTGTTCACCGGAGGACATTCCATTTTGTGACGCGGCATCCCATGGCCCGGCCGGAGCGCGGGCGGGCGGACAGGCGCTCCAGAGCGCGGACACACGAAGGGCCTCCGCGCGTCCCGAGAAGAGGGAGCGGGGAGGCCCTGGGTCGCCCGGCGGGCTGCTACTTCACGACTTCGAGCGCCTGCGCGAGGTCGTCGATGAGGTCCTGCGAGTCCTCGATGCCCACGGACAGGCGGATGAAGCCATCGGCGATGCCGAGCTTCTCACGCGTCTCCTTGGGAACGGAGGCGTGGGTCATGATGGCGGGGTGCTCGATGAGCGACTCCACGCCACCGAGCGACTCGGCGCAGGCGAACACCTTCACCGTCTTGAGGAAGCGGCGCGCGGCCTCCAGGCCGCCGTGGATGTCGAAGGTCAGCATGCCGCCGAAGCCCGTCATCTGCTGGCGCGCGAGCTGGTGCTGTGGGTGCGACTCCAGGCCCGGGTAGGTGACCTTCTTCACCTTGGGGTGCGTGAGAAGGTACTGCGCCACCTTCATCGCGTTGTGCGCGTGGCGGTCCATGCGCACGTGCAGCGTCTTCACGCCGCGCAGCACGAGGAAGCTGTCGAAGGCGCCGGACACGCCGCCCACGGCGTTCTGGAGGAAGTACATCCGCTCGGCGACGTCCTCGCGGCTGGTGCAGGCGAAGCCGCCCACCACGTCGCTGTGGCCGTTGAGGTACTTGGTGGTGGAGTGCGTCACCACGTCGAAGCCGAGGTCCAGCGGGCGCTGGAAGTACGGCGTCATGAAGGTGTTGTCCGCGACGGAGAGGATGTTCCGCTTCTTCGCCACCTCGGCGATGCGCGCCAGGTCGATGAGCTTGAGCATCGGGTTGGTGGGGGACTCCACCCACACCATCTTCGTCTTCGGCGTAATCGCCGCCTCGAAGCTCTCCGGCTTGGAGAGGTCCACGAAGGAGAAGTTGAGCCCGGAGCGCTTGAAGACCTTGTCGAAGATGCGGAAGGTGCCGCCGTACACGTCGTCCGAGACGACGACGTGGTCCCCGGCGTCCAGCATGTGCATCAGCATGTCCGTGGCCGCCAGCCCGGACGCGAAGGCGGCGCCGTGCTTCGCGCCCTCGAGCGCGGCGAGGCAGTCCTGGAGCGCCTTGCGCGTGGGGTTCTGCGTCCGGCTGTACTCGTAGCCCTTGTGCTCCCCGGGCCCGTCCTGGACGTAGGTGGAGGTCAGGTACACGGGCGTCATGATGGCGCCCGTCGTGGGGTCCGGCTCCTGGCCGGCATGAATGGCAAGCGTGTCGAAGCGCATGGGCGGGGAACTAACACAGCCCCTCCGCCCACGCACCAGGAGCGCCACGGACCCGCCGGGCGGCTACTCGAACTTCCCGTGCCGGCCCGCTCCCCGGGCGAAGCGGGTGGCGCCAGCGATGGACTCCGTCTCCAGCACCTTGACGCCCCGCTCGAACTCCTGACGCAGTGCTTCCTCGACGCCCAGGCCCGCCTGCTCGTAGGCCGAGGCCCGGTCCGCGTTCATGCAGGCCTGGGGGAAGGCGGCGACCTCACGGGCCAGCGCCTCGGCGGCCTCCCGGGCCCGGCCCTTCGGCACCACGCGGTTGACCAGGCCCATGGCCAGCGCCTCCTGGGCCGACACGGGCCGCCCGGTGAGGATGAGGTCCATGGCCCGCGACAGGCCGATGAGCCGGGGGAGCCGTACAGTTCCGCCATCGATGAGCGGTACACCCCAGCGCCGGCAGAAGACGCCGAGCACGGCGTCCTCCTCCGCCACGCGCAAGTCGCACCACAGGGCCAGCTCCAGGCCGCCCGCCACCGCGTGGCCGGAGATGGCCGCGATGACGGGCTTGCCCAGCACCAGGCGCGAGGGGCCCATGGGGCCGTCGCCGTCCGGGGCGAGTCGGGGCAGCCGGCCCTCGGAGACGGCCTTCAGGTCCGCGCCCGCGCAGAAGGTGCCGCCGTCCCCGTACAGCACGCCCACGCGCGAGTCCGGGTCCGCGTCGAAGGCGCGAAAGGCGGCCGACAATTCCTGCGCCGTGGGGCCGTCCACCGCGTTGCGCACCTCGGGACGGTGGAGGACGACGGTGGTGACGGGGCCGTTCTTCGCGATGCGCACGCTCATGGCCGGAGTGTTCTCCGGTGCGCCTGCCCGGGTCCAGCGAGGCCCGGCCGGAAGAAACAGGCCGGGCCCTGGTGCGCGGGTTCCGGCCTACTCGGCGCGGACCCAGTGCTGGGTGCGTCCGAACAGGGACATGCCGACGAAGCCGCGGACCTTCAGCTTCTTGCCGCCCTTCTCGACGGAAATCTTGGCCTTGTAGGTCTTGCCGTTGCCCGGGTCGAGGATGGTGCCCCCCGTCCACTCCTCGTCGTCCTTCTTGAGGTCGCGCAGGATGACCATTCCGACGATGGGCTGGTCCTTCAGCGCCCCCTCGCACTTGTCACAGACCGGGTTCTCCGGCTTGCCGGGATCGGGGAAGATCTTCTCAATCTTCCCGAACAGCTTGCCGCCCTCCTCGTAGATGGCGATGACGGACTTCGGCTTCTTCGTCTCGTCATCGATGGTCGTCCACTTCCCCACCGCGCTCGCCTCCTCGGCCAGGGCGCTCGTGGCGAACAGCACGGTCAGCGTGGCCAGTCCCAACCAACGGCTTGCAGTCATTCTGAGGTCCTCCGGCGCCGGGTGACATGTCCAGAGGGGCTGCGCGCCGCGGTGACGCACCCTCTGCGTTGCATCTGTACTCCAGCGGCGGAGCCTACCCTGCCGGGTGCCGGAATCGGAGAAGACATGGCGCGGCAGTCGCCTCCGCCTTCGAGAGCGACACGACTCCTGCCATGACGCATCGCACGCGGGCGAATTCACATCGGCGCGTGTGCGCCCTCCCCTGCCTCCGCTCCGCCATGGATGCGCCGCGCCACGGTGCGCGGGTCGACAGGGGGCACGCCTGCCAGCCCGAAGCGGCCTTTCAGAGCTTGTCGTACGTCGGAGACTCGGGGATGAGGGGGGCGGCGGTCTGGACGGGAGGACGCCTGGGCATGGCTGATTCAGAAGGGAACCACGGCGCGCAAGGGGCACCTGACCCGGCGGGGATGTTCGCGAACCGCCTGCGCAAGGACGCGAAGCACTTCCGCAAGTGGGCCAGGGCCGAGGGGCTGACGGCCTTCCGCGTCTACGACAGGGACATTCCCGGGTACCCGTACGCCGTGGACCTCTACGGCGACTGCGCGCACGTGGTGGAGTACCCGCGCCGCCGCGCCCTCAAGTCCGGCACCGCCGAGACGCAGCGCGAGGAGGTGCTCGCCGCGGTGACGGAGGTGCTCGGCGTCCCGCCCGAGCGCATCTTCGTGAAGACGCACACGCCCCAGCCCTGGGGCCGCTCGCAGTACGGCCGGGTGGGCCAGGGCGGCAGTCGAATGGTGGTGGAGGAGCAGGGCCTGAAGTTCTGGGTCAACCTCGGCGACTACCTCGACACCGGCCTCTTCATGGACCACCGCAACACCCGCGCGCGGGTGCGCGAGGAGGCGAAGGGGAAGCGCTTCCTCAACCTCTTCGCCTACACCGGGGCCTTCACCGTGTACGCCGCCGCGGGAGGCGCCGCGAGCACGACGACGGTGGACCTGTCCAACACGTACCTCGACTGGGCCGAGGACAACCTGGACCTGAACGGGCTGGCGGACGCGCGGCACGAGCTCATCCGCGCCGACGCCAAGGCGTGGGTGGAGGCGCAGGCCGGAGAGCCGGCGCGCTACGACCTGGTGGTGTGCGACCCGCCGTCCTTCTCCACGTCGAAGAAGATGTCGGGCAGCTTCAACGTGCAGCGAGACCACCCGCGCCTGCTGGCCGCCATCAGCGAGCTGCTCTCGCCCGGCGGCGTCCTCTACTTCTCCACCAACTTCCTCGGCTTCGAGCTGAGCGATTCGGCGGCGCGGGGGATGGAGGTGGAGGAGCTCACCCCCGACTCCATCCCCGAGGACTTCCAGCGGAAGGAAATCCACCGCTGCTGGCGGATGGTGGCCCCCTGAGCGGAAGGGGCCACCGGCACCGCCTCGGGCTCCGGAAGCGCTACAGCCAGCAGACGTTGTCGACGCAGCGCTCGCCGGCGGGGCACTCGCAGTTGGCCACGCACGCGTTGCCGCTGCCCTGATTCACGGGCTTGCAGAGGCCGCTGGTGCAGACATTGCCCGCGGGGCACTCGCAGTTGGCGCGGCACACCGGCGAGGTGCCCGCGTCCTGCGCGGGAGGAGGCGTCGGCGTCCTGCAGGAGCCATTGGTGCAGACCTGGCCGGAGGGGCAGTCGCAGTTGGCGTTGCACGAGGGGCCCGAGCCCGCGTCGGGGGGCGGGGGCGGCGGCGTGGGCGACTTGCAGTAGCCGCTGGTGCAGACCTGGCCGGAGGGGCAGTCGCAGTTGGCGACGCAGGCCTGGCCCGGGTCGGGCTGCGGCGACTTGCACTGGCCGTTGGTGCAGACCTGGCCCGAGGGACAGTCGCAGTTGGCGCGGCACTCGCCCCCGCTGGGGATGGGCATGCAGTAGCCAATCTGGCAGGTGTACTCGGTCGGGCACTCGGTGGTGGACCCGCAGGCCGCGCGGCACTGGCCGTCCACGCAGTCCTTGCCGTCCTGGCACTGGTAGGCGGAGGTGCAGGCGTTCGGGTCCTGCGGGCGGGGGCGGCACACGCCGAAGACGCACGCATCCGTGGAGGCGCACTGCCGGTCCGCCGTGCAGCCCTGCAAGCACTGGTTGTTGATGCAGTAGTTCCCCGCGCCACAGTCCGTGTTCACCCGGCACGTCGAGCCCGCGTCCGGGATTGGCCCCGGCCCGCCGTCGGACGCGCCGCCATCCGGCCGGGTACCGCCGTCGGGCCGCGTGCCGCCGTCGCTGCCGCTGTCAGGCCGCGTCCCAGCATCCGGGCGCGTCCCGCCATCCTGCGTGCCCGGCGCGCAGTAGTGGTCGGAGCACTTGCCGCCCGAGCCGCATTGCGAGTCGCGCGAGCAGGGCTGGAGGCAGACGTTGTTGATGCAGATCTCCGCGCCGTCGCAGTCGATGGTGGTGACGCAGCGGCGCGCGTCCAGGGGGAGGTCCCGACACGAGCCGGAGCGACAGGTCTCATCGCTGCTACAGTCCGAGTCGTTGTAGCAGTAGGAGTATTCGTCGTCGTACCAGTCCTCGTTCTCGTGGATGATGCAGCCCGAGAGAGTGGAGACAAGCGACAGCAAAAGCGGCAGCAGCAGCCTGCCTGCGGGGGTCTTCCTCATGAGTGGGGACTCCGAGAAAACTGGGGGACCGGTCCGGCCACCGGGTAGGTTGTGCGGATTCAGCCGCGTTTGACGCCGGAGGCGCGACGGCTGATCAAAGAATATAATTTGATCGCATCCCGTCGCTGCGGCGACCAGCAGGCACACGGAGGTAGTGTGCTGGCCTGGACCATTCACATCGACGGCGTATGGCTCCTGAACGGAGCTGAACCGTTGAATGTCCCCGAGGGAGAGCCCCCGGTGTTCTTCCGAGGTGCCCGTTCATTGGCGGAAGTTCCCGCGCTGGGGGAGCGCCGCGGGCGGGGCGTGCCCGCGCCCGTGGCCTCGGACGAGGCCCAGCTCCAGCTGCTGGTGCGCCGTATCCAGGAGGGAGACCTCACCGCCTTCGAGCAGCTCTACCAGCTCACCCGGATGGACGCGGTGCGGACGCTGCGGCATCTGGTGGGCAACCGCGTGGAGGTGGAGGATCTGCTCCAGGAGACGTATCTGCGGCTGCTGACGGCGGTGAAGGGCTATCGGGGTGAGTCGCGCTTCCGGACGTTCTTCTACCGGGTGTGCTCGAACGTGGCGCTGTCGCACCTGCGCTGGAAGCGGCGGCGGCCGGAGGACTCCGTCGCGGAGCCTCCAGAAATGGTGGCGCAGGGTGACGACCCGGAGCACGCGGCGGCGCGGCGTCAGGCGGCCCGGTTGGTCGAGGTGGCGCTGGAGCGGCTGAAGCCGAAGAAGCGCATCGTCTTCGTGTACTACGAGCTGTGTGGGATGACTCCAGACGAAATCGCCGAGGCTGTGGGAAGCTCGCCCAACACCGTGCGCAGTCGCCTGCACCACGCGCGGCTGGAGTTCAACGAGGCCATGCAGCGACTGCTCGCCCATCGCCGACCGGGAGGTCCCCATGGCGCGCCATGAGGTCCAGGCCCTGTGGGCGCTGGCGGCGGGCGAGCTGGACGCAGCGGCCCGGGCACGCGTGGAGGCGCACGTGGCCGGGTGCCCGTCGTGCTCGGCCCAGCTGGAGCAGGTGAAGCAATCCCGCGGCGTGCTGCACGAGGCGCGTGCGGTGACACCGGACGTGCGCTGGGGCGTGGTGGACGCGGGGCTCCGTTCCGAGGCGGCGCGGCGGATGACGGCGGCGGCACCCAGGTCCCGGCTGCCGTGGGCACTGGCGCTCGCGGGGGCCTGCGCGGCGATGCTCGGCTTCTGGATGTTGCGGACTCCGGAGGTGGCGCCGGGCGGGCCGGGGGTTCCCGTGGCGACGCTACCGGCGTCCCAGACGGGTACAGCGGTGGCCACGGCGCAGGCGGTGCTCGAGGGCGGCAGCGCCCCGGACACGGCCCAGGCGGAGAGCACCTCGGGCGCGGTGGTGCGCGAGGTGGGTGGCACGGAGCGGGCGTTGCAGACGGGAGCGAAGCTGCGCTCGGGGGTGGCGGTCCGGACGCCCGCGCGCTCCACGGCGCTGCTGCGGCTGCCGGATGCGAGCCGGGTGCGGCTGTCGGAGGGCTCGGACGTGGAGCTGTCCCGTGCGGAGGCGCGCGACGTCCACCTCACGGTGCGGCAGGGCCGGCTCTCGGTGCAGGCGTCACATGCGGAGCGGCAGGGCTTCACGGTGGAGGCCGCGGGCCTGCGCGTGTCGGTGGTGGGCACGGTCTTCACGGTGGAGCGCACGGAGCACGGCGCGGCGGTGGCCGTGGCTGAAGGTCAGGTGCGCGTGGAGGTGGAAGGACAGCCCACGCGGCTGGTGGGCGCGGGTGAGCGGGTGGAGCTGGACGCGCGGGAGAGGACGCTGAAGCACGAGCCGGTGTCCGAGCCCGACCAGCGGGCCTTCGAGGCGCTGAGCGCGCCCGTCCCGCAACAGGGAGACACGGCGACCACGGCCGAGGCCATCGCCGCGGTGGCTCCGACGACGGATGCTCCGTCCGCGCTCACGGCTGACGCGGTCGCGCCCGCGGCGCTGGCGACGGAGGCCCCATCCGCGAAGAAGCCGGCGGTGGCCACGCAGCCGAAGTCGCGCGGAGAGCGGCAGCAGGTGGCGACCACGGTGCCTCGCGCGGGAGGAAAGCCGCGGGAGCGCGTGGCGTCCGCTACTCCCACGGTGGCCCCCCCTGCCCCCGAGAAGACGGTAGTCGCGGCGCCTCCAGCACCGGCCCCGGTGGTGGTGGCCGCCGCGCCGCCCGTGACGGGCCCCGACCAGGAGTTCGCCCCCTACCCCGCGCGGTCCGTGACGGAGTCGCTGCCGCCCAAGACGGCCCCGGCGCCAGTGCCGCCTCCCGTGGCGGTGGCGGAGGCGCCAGCGAAGGAAAAGAAGAAGAAGGAGCCGCTGATTCCGATGGCGCTGATGTCGAAGGACGCGGACGAGCGGTTCCTCGGGTACGCGCGGCTGCAGCTCAGCCCCCGCACGTGCGAGAGCTTCCTGGTGGGACTGGAAGAAATCGCGCAGCGAAGCCCGCGTGATTCGCACCGTGAGCAGGCCCGCTACCTGCGCGCCCGCTGCTTCGAGGAGAAGCTCCAGCCGAAGGCGGCCAAGGGCGAGTACCGCCAGTACCTCAACGAGTTCCCCCGGGGTCGCTACGCGCGCGAGGCCAACACCGCGCTGCTGCCCTGACCTGGTCTCAGCCGTCCGAGCCCGTCCGAGGCAGCTTCTCCGGCGGCGCCGTGGCATTCCCTCGCGCCACCAGCTCGCGCACCACGGACTCCAGCGCGCGGATGCGGCGGCCCGCGCGCCCCGGAGCCCACTCGGGCACGTCCGGGCCGCGCAGCAGCTCCATCGCCTGCTCCACGCCCCCCGCCTTGCCCTTCAGCGCGCGGGCCGTGGACAGGCGCACGTTGCACGCCGGCCGCCGGGTGACGCCTCCCTCCCACAGCAAATCCAGCGCGAAGGTCGTCCACACCGCCAGCTCGTCACCAGGGCGGAGGAACGCCTCGAAGCGCGCCAGCGCCTGTGCCCGGGGCTCTCCGGCGCGCAGCACCTCCTCGGACAGCTCCACGTGCAGCGGCGTGCTGCGCGCCAGGGGCTGCTCGGGGGCAATCACGGCCTCGAAGCGCTCGCCCGTGGCCGGACGGCAGGCCACCGCGTGCACCAGCTCGGAAGGAATGTTCGTTCCGGTCGGATGCGCGTTGGCCTCGCCATAGAAGAGGACGAGGTTCTCGAAGCGCTCGGCCAGCGTGCGCAGCTCGAACGGCGGACGCCACGGGCCGAAGTAGATGCGGCGGCGGTTCGGAGACGTCCGCTGCGACTGCCGCTCCAGCTGCGTGTCCACCATGTACTCGAAGGCCTTCAGCATGGTGTCGAACCGCGCCGGGTCACCCTCCAGGATGCCCAGCATCTCCACCACCGCTTCGATGGTGGACACACAGTGGTCCGCCGGCTCGGCGCGGATGCGGTAGTTGCTGGGACGGCGAGGCACGAAGGAGATGCGCGGCAGGCTGGCCAGCAACGGGTTGCGCGAGACGACCTTCTTCGCCTGGGGCCAGGTGCCGTCCACGACGATGATGGTCTCCGGCGGATTCTCTCGGGCTTCTTCCACGGTGATGGCGTCCTCGCCCGGGAAGAGCACGGCCACTGACTCCGGCCTCGCCGCGAGCTGCTCCAGCCGCGCGTGGCCGGTGAAGTCCACACCCTCGTGCAGCTCGGCGTTGCGCAGCGCCAGGCGAGCCATGCGCGCCGTGCCGATGGCCACGCGCCGCTCACGCGGATGCTGGAGGAAGACGACGCGGGTCCGCGTCTCCAGCGGGGGCGGCAGTTGCGCGCAGTAGCAGGTGGTGTCGGGACGGCGGCAGCGAAGGCACAGGTTACGCACAGCCAGCCTTTACGGTACGCCCCGGAGAGGGGCAAGCACTGCCGGCAGGAAGCGCGGCGGGCAACCAGGGGGGCAGGCACTACCTCCACCTCCCTCCAGTGGGTCCCTGTGTACGCCGAAGATGTCTCCCACACCGCCAGTCGACGGAGTACAGAAGCCCTGTGAATCTGCTCCTGCTCTTCGATGAGGACTTCCTCCCGGACGGCACCGCCCGCCTCACCGGGCGCCGGGCCCAGCACGCGCGCGAGGTGCTGCGCGCGGAGCCCGGCGAGTCCCTGCGCGTGGGCCGGCTGGGGGGCCTCACCGGCACCGGAGAGGTGCTGGAGAACAGCGTCGGTGTGCTGCACCTGCGCGTCTCCCTCACCGAGCCTCCGCCCCCACGCGCGGGCGTGGACCTGCTGCTCGCCATCCCTCGTCCCAAGGCGCTCAAGAAGGTGCTGCCCGCGGTGGCCTCGCTCGGCGTGGACCGGGTGGTGCTGGTCAACGCGGCCCGGGTGGAGAAGAGCTACTTCGACTCCAAGGTGCTGGACGCCGCCTTCGTCCGGGAGTTGCTCCTCCAGGGCCTGGAGCAGGCCCGGGACACGCACCTCCCCGAAGTCCACGTGCGCGAGCGCTTCCGCCCCTTCGTCGAGGACGAGCTGGACACCCTCTTCGGCCCCACGGCCGTCCGGCTGCTCCCCCACCCGCCCGCGAAGCAGCCCCTGCGCGCGGCCGGCGCGGACACCGCCGAGCGGGTGGTGCTGGCCATCGGCCCCGACGGCGGCTGGGTGCCCTTCGAGGCCCAGCTCCTCGAAGCCCAGGGCTTCCGCCCCTTCTCCCTGGGCCCCCGAATCCTCCGCGTGGAGACGGCGGTCCCCGTCCTCCTGGGGCAGGTCGCCCTTCTGAGAGAGGACACTGCATTCAAAGCAGAGCCATCTCGGGCTTGAAGGGCCGCCGTGCGCTGTTCAAGAGTCACAGCCATGGCCACGTCCAACCCTTCCTCCCCCGCCACCGACGGCACCTCGCAGCCCGCCGTGGGTGAGCAACAGCCCCTCGTCACCTCGGAGCCGCAGGCCGCGCCCGCGAAGCCCGCCAGCCACGACACGGTGCCGCCCCCGGCCCTGCTCGACTTCATGATGAAGCGGTGGAAGCCGGGTGCGAAGAAGCTGCCGCCCAGGCTCAAGCACTCCGACGCCTTCCGCGCCCGTCGCCGCGCCCTCTCCAAGCTGTTCCCCGGAGAGACGCTCATCGTCCCCACCGGCCACGAGAAGGTGCGCGCCAACGACACCCACTACCGCTTCCGGCCGGGCACCGACTTCTACTACCTCACCGGCAACACCGAGCCGGACTGCGTCCTCGTCCTTCAGCCCAAGGAGGGCGGAGGCCACACGGACATCCTCTTCGTGGAGCCCAACCCGGGCCGCACGGACTCCACCTTCTTCACCGACCGCGTGAAGGGCGAGCTGTGGGTAGGCCCGCGCCTGGGCGTGAAGGAGAGCCGGGCCCGCTTCGGCGTGGACGAGGCGCGCGGCCTCAATGAGCTGAAGGACTACGTCGCCGGCCTGAATGGCGCGGTGAGCCGCCCCACGCGCGTGCTGCGCGGCTTCGCCCCCAAGGTGGACACCGCGGTGCCGGAGGGCGGAGACAAGGACAAGGCCCTGGCCCAGGCGCTCTCCGAGATGCGCCTCCTCAAGGACGACCAGGAGCTGCGCGAGCTGCAGTCCTCCATCGACTCCACCCAGCGCGGCTTCGAGGACGTCATCCGCGGCCTGAAGACGGCGAAGACGGAGCGCTACGTGGAGGGCATCTTCAACCTCCGCGCCCGCGTGGAGGGCAACGACGTGGGCTACGGCACCATCGCCGCCAGCGGCTCGCACGCCTGCGTGCTGCACTGGACGCGCAATGACGGCCCGCTGGTGCCCGGTGACCTGCTCCTGCTGGATGCGGGCGTGGAGGGCCACACCCTCTACACCGCCGACATCACCCGCACCCTCCCGCTCTCCGGGAAGTTCTCCAAGGAGCAGCGCGAAATCTACGAGCTGGTGCTGGAGGCCCAGGAGCAGGCCATCAAGGCCGTGAAGCCGGGCAACGACTTCATGGAGCCCAACCGCGTGGCCATGCGCGTGCTGGCCGGGGGCCTGGAGTCCCTCGGCATCCTCGAGGACGCCGAGGAGGCGCTCAAGGACGAGCACCAGTTCTACAAGCGCTACTCACTGCACAACGTCAGCCACATGCTGGGCCTGGACGTGCACGACTGCGCCCAGGCGCGGCAGGAGGCGTACAAGTACGGCAAGCTCCAGCCCGGCATGGTGCTGACGGTGGAGCCCGGCCTGTACTTCCAGACGGACGACCTCACCGTGCCACGGCGCTACCGCGGCATCGGCGTGCGAATCGAAGACGACGTCGTCGTCACCGCGCGCGGCTGCAAGGTCCTCTCCGGCAAGATTCCGCGCACCGCGAAGGACGTGGAGGCGTGGATGAAGTCCGTGTGGAAGGCCGCGAAGAAGTAGGCGGCCCCACTCCAAACGCCCGGGAGGACGGTGCTACGGCGCCGTCCCCTCGGCCTGCGGCGCCGTCTCACCGGGCTCCGTGCCCACGGCACCGGGCGCTCCGGGCTTCGGAGCCTCGCCGGGCTTCGACGCGGCCGTCTTGCGCGTCTTCTCCCACTCCTCCAGGGACAGTGGGGCGACCTCCTTCAGCGTGGAGACCGCCACCGCGAACTGGCGCGGCTCGGTGCGCGCGTCGGGGCCGACGGAGAAGTTGATGCGGTGGATTTCGTGTCCGTCCTCCGTCTCCAGCAGCACCCGCCAGTCGCCGGGCTTCAGGTTGGACGTGGTCGCGAAGGA is from Pyxidicoccus trucidator and encodes:
- a CDS encoding RNA polymerase sigma factor is translated as MAEVPALGERRGRGVPAPVASDEAQLQLLVRRIQEGDLTAFEQLYQLTRMDAVRTLRHLVGNRVEVEDLLQETYLRLLTAVKGYRGESRFRTFFYRVCSNVALSHLRWKRRRPEDSVAEPPEMVAQGDDPEHAAARRQAARLVEVALERLKPKKRIVFVYYELCGMTPDEIAEAVGSSPNTVRSRLHHARLEFNEAMQRLLAHRRPGGPHGAP
- a CDS encoding DUF7107 domain-containing protein, which encodes MRKTPAGRLLLPLLLSLVSTLSGCIIHENEDWYDDEYSYCYNDSDCSSDETCRSGSCRDLPLDARRCVTTIDCDGAEICINNVCLQPCSRDSQCGSGGKCSDHYCAPGTQDGGTRPDAGTRPDSGSDGGTRPDGGTRPDGGASDGGPGPIPDAGSTCRVNTDCGAGNYCINNQCLQGCTADRQCASTDACVFGVCRPRPQDPNACTSAYQCQDGKDCVDGQCRAACGSTTECPTEYTCQIGYCMPIPSGGECRANCDCPSGQVCTNGQCKSPQPDPGQACVANCDCPSGQVCTSGYCKSPTPPPPPPDAGSGPSCNANCDCPSGQVCTNGSCRTPTPPPAQDAGTSPVCRANCECPAGNVCTSGLCKPVNQGSGNACVANCECPAGERCVDNVCWL
- a CDS encoding FecR domain-containing protein, with the translated sequence MARHEVQALWALAAGELDAAARARVEAHVAGCPSCSAQLEQVKQSRGVLHEARAVTPDVRWGVVDAGLRSEAARRMTAAAPRSRLPWALALAGACAAMLGFWMLRTPEVAPGGPGVPVATLPASQTGTAVATAQAVLEGGSAPDTAQAESTSGAVVREVGGTERALQTGAKLRSGVAVRTPARSTALLRLPDASRVRLSEGSDVELSRAEARDVHLTVRQGRLSVQASHAERQGFTVEAAGLRVSVVGTVFTVERTEHGAAVAVAEGQVRVEVEGQPTRLVGAGERVELDARERTLKHEPVSEPDQRAFEALSAPVPQQGDTATTAEAIAAVAPTTDAPSALTADAVAPAALATEAPSAKKPAVATQPKSRGERQQVATTVPRAGGKPRERVASATPTVAPPAPEKTVVAAPPAPAPVVVAAAPPVTGPDQEFAPYPARSVTESLPPKTAPAPVPPPVAVAEAPAKEKKKKEPLIPMALMSKDADERFLGYARLQLSPRTCESFLVGLEEIAQRSPRDSHREQARYLRARCFEEKLQPKAAKGEYRQYLNEFPRGRYAREANTALLP
- a CDS encoding crotonase/enoyl-CoA hydratase family protein encodes the protein MSVRIAKNGPVTTVVLHRPEVRNAVDGPTAQELSAAFRAFDADPDSRVGVLYGDGGTFCAGADLKAVSEGRLPRLAPDGDGPMGPSRLVLGKPVIAAISGHAVAGGLELALWCDLRVAEEDAVLGVFCRRWGVPLIDGGTVRLPRLIGLSRAMDLILTGRPVSAQEALAMGLVNRVVPKGRAREAAEALAREVAAFPQACMNADRASAYEQAGLGVEEALRQEFERGVKVLETESIAGATRFARGAGRHGKFE
- a CDS encoding cystathionine gamma-synthase, whose translation is MRFDTLAIHAGQEPDPTTGAIMTPVYLTSTYVQDGPGEHKGYEYSRTQNPTRKALQDCLAALEGAKHGAAFASGLAATDMLMHMLDAGDHVVVSDDVYGGTFRIFDKVFKRSGLNFSFVDLSKPESFEAAITPKTKMVWVESPTNPMLKLIDLARIAEVAKKRNILSVADNTFMTPYFQRPLDLGFDVVTHSTTKYLNGHSDVVGGFACTSREDVAERMYFLQNAVGGVSGAFDSFLVLRGVKTLHVRMDRHAHNAMKVAQYLLTHPKVKKVTYPGLESHPQHQLARQQMTGFGGMLTFDIHGGLEAARRFLKTVKVFACAESLGGVESLIEHPAIMTHASVPKETREKLGIADGFIRLSVGIEDSQDLIDDLAQALEVVK
- a CDS encoding class I SAM-dependent methyltransferase; its protein translation is MADSEGNHGAQGAPDPAGMFANRLRKDAKHFRKWARAEGLTAFRVYDRDIPGYPYAVDLYGDCAHVVEYPRRRALKSGTAETQREEVLAAVTEVLGVPPERIFVKTHTPQPWGRSQYGRVGQGGSRMVVEEQGLKFWVNLGDYLDTGLFMDHRNTRARVREEAKGKRFLNLFAYTGAFTVYAAAGGAASTTTVDLSNTYLDWAEDNLDLNGLADARHELIRADAKAWVEAQAGEPARYDLVVCDPPSFSTSKKMSGSFNVQRDHPRLLAAISELLSPGGVLYFSTNFLGFELSDSAARGMEVEELTPDSIPEDFQRKEIHRCWRMVAP
- a CDS encoding DUF2147 domain-containing protein, which translates into the protein MTASRWLGLATLTVLFATSALAEEASAVGKWTTIDDETKKPKSVIAIYEEGGKLFGKIEKIFPDPGKPENPVCDKCEGALKDQPIVGMVILRDLKKDDEEWTGGTILDPGNGKTYKAKISVEKGGKKLKVRGFVGMSLFGRTQHWVRAE
- a CDS encoding tRNA-uridine aminocarboxypropyltransferase, with product MAVRNLCLRCRRPDTTCYCAQLPPPLETRTRVVFLQHPRERRVAIGTARMARLALRNAELHEGVDFTGHARLEQLAARPESVAVLFPGEDAITVEEARENPPETIIVVDGTWPQAKKVVSRNPLLASLPRISFVPRRPSNYRIRAEPADHCVSTIEAVVEMLGILEGDPARFDTMLKAFEYMVDTQLERQSQRTSPNRRRIYFGPWRPPFELRTLAERFENLVLFYGEANAHPTGTNIPSELVHAVACRPATGERFEAVIAPEQPLARSTPLHVELSEEVLRAGEPRAQALARFEAFLRPGDELAVWTTFALDLLWEGGVTRRPACNVRLSTARALKGKAGGVEQAMELLRGPDVPEWAPGRAGRRIRALESVVRELVARGNATAPPEKLPRTGSDG
- a CDS encoding 16S rRNA (uracil(1498)-N(3))-methyltransferase; its protein translation is MNLLLLFDEDFLPDGTARLTGRRAQHAREVLRAEPGESLRVGRLGGLTGTGEVLENSVGVLHLRVSLTEPPPPRAGVDLLLAIPRPKALKKVLPAVASLGVDRVVLVNAARVEKSYFDSKVLDAAFVRELLLQGLEQARDTHLPEVHVRERFRPFVEDELDTLFGPTAVRLLPHPPAKQPLRAAGADTAERVVLAIGPDGGWVPFEAQLLEAQGFRPFSLGPRILRVETAVPVLLGQVALLREDTAFKAEPSRA